A genome region from Natronobeatus ordinarius includes the following:
- the ribB gene encoding 3,4-dihydroxy-2-butanone-4-phosphate synthase, with the protein MKRLEHGTDPPLSERSRPLPAVFENDHGPSVPVDDVIAAFRAGSPVLIHDASDREGETDLVYPARAVTPAIVTRLRNDAGGLICVAVADRVARHWRLPFLHETLDHPATANHDLEYDERSSFSLTVNHRDTHTGVTDEDRARTIATIGTAAAAPETLEFAKTFRTPGHVHLLRAAPDLLADRQGHTELGVALAVAAELPPAVVVCEMLDDETGRARSPASAKTYADQNGVHYVEGARLVDRFG; encoded by the coding sequence ATGAAGCGCCTCGAACACGGTACCGACCCACCGCTCTCGGAACGATCACGACCGCTCCCAGCCGTGTTCGAGAACGACCACGGACCGTCGGTCCCCGTTGACGACGTGATTGCGGCCTTTCGAGCGGGTAGTCCGGTGTTGATTCACGACGCCTCGGACCGGGAGGGCGAGACGGATCTCGTCTATCCGGCACGAGCCGTCACGCCCGCCATCGTCACCCGGCTGCGCAACGACGCCGGCGGCCTCATCTGCGTGGCCGTCGCTGACCGCGTGGCCCGACACTGGAGACTGCCGTTCCTCCACGAGACGCTCGACCACCCCGCGACGGCGAATCACGACCTCGAGTACGACGAGCGCTCGTCGTTCTCGCTCACGGTGAACCACCGTGACACCCACACGGGCGTCACCGACGAAGACCGTGCGCGCACCATCGCCACCATCGGGACAGCCGCCGCAGCCCCGGAGACGCTCGAGTTCGCCAAAACGTTCCGAACACCCGGCCACGTCCACCTGCTGCGTGCAGCCCCCGACCTGCTGGCCGACCGGCAGGGACACACGGAACTCGGAGTGGCGCTGGCGGTGGCGGCGGAGCTGCCGCCGGCTGTGGTCGTCTGTGAGATGCTCGACGACGAGACGGGACGGGCACGCTCGCCAGCCTCCGCGAAGACGTACGCGGACCAGAACGGTGTCCACTACGTGGAGGGGGCACGTCTCGTCGACCGGTTCGGATGA
- a CDS encoding FAD-binding oxidoreductase — MATAPTDVDAEIELFEGALRGNLLHAGDPEFDDARAVYNAMIDSHPRLIARCANVADVIEAVTFGCEHSLETAICSGGHNGAGLGTVDDGLVIDLSPMTGIRVDPEAKTVHVEPGCTWGDVDHATHAFGLATVSGVISTTGVGGLTLGGGHGYLSRKHGLTIDNLVSADVVLANGQLVHASADENPDLFWALRGGGGNFGVVTSFEFQLHPVETVVAGPLFWPIDELETTMRWYREWLPEAPEDVYAFYAIHEIPGDPFPEDIHGEKVCGLLWCCLGSEAEADDVIQSARDVADPLFEHVEPMPYPALQSLFDDLYPSDEQWYWKGDFVRELSDEAIAEHERFAEVPTAKSTMHLYPIDGAAQRVDADETAWAHRDATWSMVIAGVDPDPANEDLITSWAEDYWEAVHPHTAGGSYVNFMMEEGEDRIRATYADNYERLRKIKAKYDPDNFFHVNQNIEPEP, encoded by the coding sequence ATGGCAACAGCACCTACAGACGTTGACGCGGAGATAGAACTGTTCGAGGGGGCGCTTCGAGGCAACCTCCTCCACGCCGGCGACCCCGAATTCGACGACGCGCGCGCCGTCTACAACGCGATGATCGATTCGCACCCGCGGCTGATCGCCCGGTGTGCAAACGTCGCGGACGTGATCGAAGCCGTAACGTTCGGGTGCGAACACAGTCTCGAGACGGCGATCTGCAGCGGTGGTCACAACGGTGCCGGTCTGGGAACCGTCGACGACGGCCTGGTCATCGACCTGTCGCCCATGACCGGCATCCGCGTCGATCCCGAGGCGAAGACCGTCCACGTCGAACCCGGCTGCACCTGGGGTGACGTCGATCACGCCACGCACGCCTTCGGCCTGGCGACGGTCAGCGGGGTCATCTCGACGACCGGCGTCGGCGGGCTGACCCTCGGCGGCGGGCACGGCTATCTGAGCCGCAAACACGGGCTCACCATCGACAACCTGGTGAGCGCCGACGTCGTCCTGGCTAATGGACAGCTCGTCCACGCGAGCGCGGACGAGAATCCGGACCTGTTCTGGGCCCTGCGCGGCGGCGGCGGGAACTTCGGCGTCGTCACCTCGTTCGAGTTTCAGTTACACCCGGTCGAGACGGTCGTCGCCGGACCGCTGTTCTGGCCGATCGACGAACTCGAGACCACGATGCGCTGGTACCGCGAGTGGCTGCCGGAAGCACCCGAGGACGTCTACGCGTTCTACGCGATCCACGAAATCCCGGGTGATCCGTTCCCCGAGGATATCCACGGCGAGAAGGTCTGCGGGCTGCTGTGGTGCTGTCTGGGATCGGAAGCCGAGGCCGACGACGTGATCCAATCGGCTCGAGACGTCGCCGACCCGCTGTTCGAACACGTCGAGCCGATGCCGTATCCGGCCCTCCAGAGCCTGTTCGACGACCTGTACCCGTCGGACGAACAGTGGTACTGGAAGGGCGATTTCGTCCGCGAACTGTCCGACGAGGCCATCGCCGAACACGAGCGCTTCGCCGAGGTTCCGACGGCCAAATCGACGATGCACCTCTACCCCATCGACGGCGCCGCCCAGCGCGTGGATGCGGACGAAACCGCCTGGGCGCATCGTGACGCGACCTGGTCGATGGTCATCGCCGGCGTGGACCCCGATCCCGCCAACGAGGACCTGATCACGAGCTGGGCCGAGGACTACTGGGAGGCAGTCCACCCCCACACGGCCGGCGGCTCGTACGTCAACTTCATGATGGAAGAAGGCGAGGACCGTATCCGTGCCACCTACGCCGATAACTACGAACGACTGCGGAAAATCAAAGCGAAGTACGACCCGGATAACTTCTTCCACGTGAACCAGAACATCGAACCCGAACCATGA